A window from Solanum stenotomum isolate F172 chromosome 5, ASM1918654v1, whole genome shotgun sequence encodes these proteins:
- the LOC125865569 gene encoding benzoate carboxyl methyltransferase-like: MVLEKSLPMTAGDSECSYANNSILQRRVIVKSKPLLEESVKNMLKNGIFPKCLRVADLGCSSGGNTLLCMSNVIDTVHNMCKENKYESPEFQVYLNDLPDNDFNTVFKSIPSFLEKYGNCYIAGVAGSFYQRLFPTNTLNFVHSSYSLHWLSQVPKGLECNKKSILISESSPPQVVQAYSNQFNKDFSSFLRFRSQEVMSGGHMVLVYVGRSNPDPRSYDSCCLMDLLANSLLHLAAQGKIKEDKIDSFNIPSYAPYEEEIKKIIQMEGSFSLEKLETFETDMTAIDKPFEDIANLVVKTIRAVTEVMLASHFGNSIIHHLFDIYINDVTQYLSMGNTIKFFNICLCLRKK; encoded by the exons ATGGTACTCGAAAAAAGTCTACCAATGACTGCAGGAGATTCAGAATGCAGTTATGCCAATAATTCAATCCTTCAG AGAAGAGTTATAGTAAAGTCAAAACCTTTATTAGAAGAAAGTGTAAAAAATATGTTGAAGAATGGTATTTTTCCAAAGTGTTTGAGAGTAGCAGATCTGGGTTGTTCTTCAGGAGGAAATACACTTTTATGTATGAGCAATGTGATTGATACAGTTCATAATATGTGCAAAGAGAACAAGTATGAATCACCAGAATTTCAAGTGTATTTGAATGATCTGCCAGATAATGATTTCAATACTGTCTTCAAATCAATTCCAtcatttcttgaaaaatatgggAATTGTTACATAGCAGGAGTTGCTGGTTCTTTTTATCAAAGGCTTTTTCCTACAAACACCTTGAACTTTGTTCATTCTTCTTATAGTCTCCATTGGCTCTCTCAG GTTCCAAAAGGGTTGGAGTGTAACAAAAAAAGTATACTCATATCAGAATCAAGTCCTCCACAAGTAGTGCAAGCATATTCCAATCAATTCAACAAGGATTTTTCAAGCTTTCTACGCTTTCGTTCTCAAGAAGTAATGAGTGGAGGGCATATGGTCCTTGTGTATGTTGGCAGGAGCAATCCAGATCCAAGAAGCTATGATTCTTGCTGTTTGATGGATTTACTAGCAAACTCACTTCTTCATTTAGCAGCCCAG GGCAAGATTAAAGAGGATAAAATTGATTCATTTAACATTCCTTCTTATGCAccatatgaagaagagataaaGAAGATCATACAAATGGAAGGATCATTTAGTCTTGAAAAACTTGAAACATTTGAGACTGATATGACTGCCATTGACAAACCTTTTGAGGATATTGCCAACTTAGTAGTTAAGACTATAAGAGCTGTTACTGAGGTTATGTTGGCTTCTCATTTTGGAAACTCcataattcatcatttattCGACATATATATAAACGATGTCACACAATATCTATCCATGGGCAATACCATCAAGTTCTTCAATATTTGTTTAtgtttaaggaaaaaataa